Proteins from one Acidobacteriota bacterium genomic window:
- a CDS encoding C39 family peptidase, whose product MKKAFLFAGIGFGLIALVVGGAFLLARQPAESKPIPSVGGTPQVSTGSGTTQLATTAGTIPYYLQHDPKWGSQTIGGSQESMAAVGCTITCVAMGLSALGHPVDPSQVCGQLKNRNGFTERGYLIWSKVGEITNGKIQIGIPEVSHAVIDAELAKRRPVIVKILLAPTIPHWVLIVGKEGQEYLAMDPLNDDKRLVKLSELSNSIEAIRVFRRS is encoded by the coding sequence ATGAAAAAAGCGTTTCTCTTCGCAGGCATCGGGTTTGGATTGATCGCCCTGGTTGTGGGAGGCGCGTTTCTGCTTGCCCGTCAACCAGCCGAAAGCAAGCCGATACCATCGGTTGGAGGCACACCTCAAGTCAGTACCGGAAGCGGAACGACGCAACTGGCGACCACGGCTGGCACGATCCCCTACTACCTGCAACACGATCCGAAATGGGGTTCGCAAACCATTGGCGGCAGCCAGGAAAGTATGGCCGCCGTCGGATGTACCATTACCTGTGTCGCCATGGGGCTTTCAGCCCTTGGACATCCAGTGGACCCATCCCAAGTCTGTGGCCAGTTGAAAAATCGGAATGGCTTCACCGAGCGCGGATATCTGATCTGGAGTAAAGTCGGAGAAATCACCAATGGAAAAATCCAGATTGGCATTCCCGAAGTCAGCCATGCGGTGATTGATGCCGAACTTGCCAAACGCCGTCCAGTGATTGTGAAAATTCTGCTGGCGCCGACGATTCCCCACTGGGTTTTGATTGTCGGCAAAGAAGGTCAGGAATATCTGGCCATGGACCCGCTCAATGACGACAAACGGCTGGTCAAGCTTTCAGAACTATCGAATTCGATTGAGGCCATTCGGGTGTTTCGTCGCTCTTAA
- a CDS encoding alpha/beta hydrolase → MSQDTPQDHISRKLVLFQLPDQDRVTIRQDLAFHTIGDDVLTLDLYVPPDAQSGDLLPAVIIVTGYPDLGFQKLVGCKFKEMGSSVSWGKLIAASGMIAITYTNLEPVADIHTLLRFVRQSAPELGIDATRIGLWASSGNVPLALALLMEPDFQDVRCAAFCYGYTLDLDNSTHVADVSRMFGFANPGQGKSTADLPRTTPLFFARAGQDQCPHLNDTLDRFLVDALRCNLPVSLINHPEAPHAFDLLHDSPETREIIQQILRFLRVHLLK, encoded by the coding sequence ATGAGTCAAGACACACCCCAGGATCATATTTCACGCAAGCTTGTACTCTTTCAATTGCCAGACCAGGATCGGGTCACAATCCGGCAAGATCTTGCCTTTCATACAATCGGTGACGATGTTCTCACCCTGGACCTCTATGTTCCGCCGGATGCACAGTCAGGCGATTTATTGCCAGCGGTCATCATTGTAACCGGATACCCTGATTTGGGTTTTCAGAAACTGGTTGGGTGCAAATTCAAGGAGATGGGGTCTTCGGTTTCCTGGGGAAAGTTGATTGCAGCTTCAGGAATGATTGCAATTACTTACACCAACCTCGAACCAGTCGCAGATATCCACACACTGCTCCGATTTGTGCGGCAATCAGCACCTGAACTTGGAATTGATGCCACCCGGATCGGACTCTGGGCGAGTTCCGGCAATGTTCCCCTCGCGCTTGCCCTCCTGATGGAACCTGACTTTCAAGACGTGCGGTGTGCTGCATTCTGCTACGGATACACTCTTGACCTGGACAACTCCACACACGTGGCTGATGTTTCCCGGATGTTTGGTTTTGCCAATCCAGGCCAGGGAAAGTCAACGGCGGACCTGCCACGGACAACACCGTTGTTCTTTGCCAGAGCCGGTCAGGACCAGTGTCCGCACCTGAACGACACACTTGACCGGTTTCTGGTTGACGCTTTACGGTGCAACCTGCCGGTTTCTCTGATCAATCACCCAGAAGCCCCGCATGCCTTTGATTTGCTTCACGATAGCCCTGAGACCAGGGAGATCATCCAGCAAATCCTGCGGTTTTTGCGAGTTCACCTGTTGAAATAA
- a CDS encoding MOSC domain-containing protein yields the protein MNDQTLIVCDAMRESPKDGGTLRMIVRRPAVDEREVLETGQLDTNEGLVGDTWKQRHSPRTPDGSPHPDTQINIMNARVIALLAGSQDRWALAGDQLFIDLDLSLENLPAGTQLEIGDALLVVTDQPHTGCKKFSERFGPEALKLVNTPEGRQLNLRGINARVIRSGRIQVGDTVRKICYQASAATSE from the coding sequence ATGAATGACCAAACTCTGATTGTCTGTGACGCCATGCGTGAATCTCCCAAAGATGGGGGCACGCTCCGAATGATTGTTCGCCGTCCTGCCGTGGACGAACGCGAAGTCCTTGAAACTGGTCAACTTGATACCAATGAAGGACTCGTCGGCGATACCTGGAAACAACGACATAGCCCCCGGACGCCGGATGGTTCACCACATCCCGACACGCAAATCAACATCATGAATGCCCGCGTGATTGCGCTCCTGGCAGGCAGTCAAGATCGCTGGGCTCTGGCCGGAGACCAGCTTTTCATTGACCTGGATTTGAGTCTGGAAAACCTGCCGGCTGGAACACAACTTGAAATTGGCGACGCACTGCTGGTCGTCACCGATCAACCCCATACCGGATGCAAAAAGTTCTCGGAGCGATTTGGCCCCGAAGCACTCAAACTGGTCAATACGCCTGAAGGCCGCCAGCTCAATCTGAGAGGAATCAATGCGCGGGTGATTCGTTCGGGGCGCATCCAGGTCGGAGACACGGTCAGAAAAATCTGCTACCAGGCATCAGCCGCGACATCAGAATAG
- a CDS encoding alpha-glucosidase C-terminal domain-containing protein, with protein sequence MRKTVSWLITLCLSIFASTDSTLAQKKHNPYTPTPYVTLKHPEWSKNATIYQLNTRQFSQEGTFRAAEKQLPRLKALGVDIVWLMPVHEIGVKNRKGTLGSPYSVKDYYSVNHEFGTLDDLKHFVKTAHGLGMYVILDWVANHTAWDNVLVKEHPDWYERDWKGDLRPTPWWDWDDIIDLDYQKEGLRKYMTDAMKYWVKEADIDGYRCDVAGFVPVDFWDNVRRELDLIKPVFMLAEWESRDLHARAFDMTYAWSWNETMHKIAKGQADVNALFIYYSWNESSFPPNSMRMTFVSNHDKNSWEGTEFEQFGDCLEAAIVLSVVGEGLPLIYNGQEAGNPRRLKFFEKDPIEWKEHPLGDLYKKLFALKKKNTALWNGKWGATMIKVPNNVPTKVFSFIRQNEKEKVFAVMNFSDKPQTVTFSETLYQGKYTDYFSGETVEFPTTTQMQLKPWAHRVFVK encoded by the coding sequence ATGCGCAAAACAGTTTCCTGGCTCATCACCCTCTGCCTTTCAATCTTTGCCAGTACAGATTCAACACTCGCCCAAAAGAAACACAATCCATATACACCCACACCCTATGTGACGCTCAAGCACCCGGAATGGAGCAAGAACGCCACCATCTATCAGCTCAACACCCGGCAATTTTCCCAGGAAGGCACATTCCGGGCGGCTGAAAAACAACTTCCGCGATTGAAAGCACTTGGGGTAGACATTGTCTGGCTGATGCCAGTTCATGAAATTGGGGTCAAGAATCGCAAGGGCACACTTGGGAGTCCCTATTCGGTCAAAGATTACTACAGCGTGAACCACGAGTTTGGGACGCTTGATGATCTCAAACACTTTGTGAAAACGGCGCACGGGCTGGGAATGTACGTCATCCTCGATTGGGTCGCCAATCATACGGCCTGGGACAATGTCCTGGTCAAAGAACATCCTGACTGGTACGAACGCGACTGGAAAGGTGACCTCCGCCCAACGCCGTGGTGGGACTGGGATGACATCATTGACCTCGATTACCAGAAAGAGGGACTGCGCAAGTACATGACCGACGCCATGAAATACTGGGTCAAAGAAGCCGATATTGACGGCTATCGGTGTGACGTCGCTGGCTTTGTCCCGGTTGATTTCTGGGACAATGTCCGACGCGAACTGGATCTTATCAAACCGGTGTTTATGCTCGCCGAATGGGAATCACGCGACCTGCATGCCAGAGCGTTTGATATGACCTACGCCTGGAGCTGGAACGAAACCATGCACAAAATCGCCAAAGGTCAGGCTGATGTCAATGCGCTCTTCATTTACTATTCCTGGAATGAAAGTTCGTTTCCTCCCAACAGCATGCGCATGACGTTTGTCAGCAACCACGACAAAAATTCCTGGGAAGGCACTGAGTTTGAACAGTTTGGCGATTGCCTCGAAGCCGCGATTGTGCTCTCGGTTGTCGGTGAAGGACTGCCTTTGATTTACAATGGCCAGGAAGCCGGAAACCCACGACGGCTCAAATTCTTTGAAAAAGATCCGATTGAGTGGAAAGAACACCCACTCGGCGACCTTTATAAAAAGCTCTTCGCGCTCAAGAAAAAGAACACCGCCCTGTGGAATGGCAAATGGGGCGCGACCATGATCAAAGTCCCCAACAATGTCCCAACCAAAGTCTTTAGCTTTATTCGCCAGAATGAAAAAGAAAAAGTCTTTGCCGTAATGAACTTTTCTGATAAACCGCAAACCGTGACCTTTAGCGAAACCCTGTATCAGGGGAAATACACCGACTATTTCAGCGGAGAAACCGTCGAATTTCCGACCACAACCCAAATGCAATTAAAGCCCTGGGCGCATCGAGTCTTCGTGAAATAG
- a CDS encoding sel1 repeat family protein, with translation MVLKQAFPHVGLAILALFFIPVLTFAQSTTEDASKFTELLKRAFDGDAGAMNEVGIAYAEGIGTKPDQKKAVVWFQRAAELGDAHGAGNMGLHSLNGAGVTRDKMQAAKWFIICHSLDGLRCFPDDFVGQLKLSKKQYRIAWKTAEDWLRARPDLKNNHGERPWFGKNDYPPDFEPNPKDRP, from the coding sequence ATGGTTTTAAAACAAGCGTTTCCCCATGTGGGACTGGCCATTTTGGCGCTGTTTTTCATCCCAGTCCTCACTTTTGCTCAGTCTACCACCGAAGATGCAAGCAAGTTTACTGAGCTTCTGAAACGAGCATTTGATGGTGACGCTGGCGCAATGAATGAAGTGGGTATTGCTTACGCTGAAGGAATAGGTACCAAACCTGATCAGAAAAAAGCGGTTGTGTGGTTCCAAAGGGCAGCCGAGCTTGGGGACGCACATGGGGCGGGAAATATGGGACTCCACTCCTTGAATGGTGCCGGGGTCACACGCGACAAAATGCAAGCGGCAAAATGGTTTATCATTTGCCATTCGTTGGATGGCTTACGGTGTTTCCCCGATGATTTTGTCGGTCAATTAAAGCTCTCAAAAAAGCAATACCGGATTGCCTGGAAAACAGCCGAAGACTGGCTTCGGGCACGTCCAGATTTGAAAAACAACCATGGAGAACGCCCCTGGTTTGGCAAAAATGATTACCCGCCTGACTTCGAACCAAATCCAAAAGACCGTCCTTAA
- a CDS encoding alpha-2-macroglobulin encodes MKRAKNIVLLLVVLIGVGCLFVKLSTHAQQTDYERQYQTLKAQAEKLYQEKSYALANAEYAKINPALLPLAESRWVQFRLADTLWRSQAATETADISQFDRAQRQLDTLVRDIQRSEDRDLVWVEVQESLGDFWWLRRQSHNWYQGWQYYQQALDWWASSPEIDVARDRYLKIVFRMSSPGWADQYYYYGYYGSLPLEVAANALAIAQTENDKAHASYLLAATYRYQGGQMDRRERVPALFEQALKPGKSTDWYDDALFAYAQWMKDTGVITWSEQTGWTQKPDFVKALELYRRLTTEFQEGETRFFDDAQEEIKTITQPVVEVSVSNIFLPESEIEYSLSWRNVKQINLAIYKTNLTQDVVFKAGEQQVDNWLETIALSAKTKVKSWTKETGEKGDYKPGSETLRLDEKLPVGAYLITAEAGGQKSRELILVTNASLVIKTSPTKVIAFLTDAANGKPLGGAQLRMWDQYYENDAWQSRDYQLETDQNGLAQISLVPHTDYNHRIFVAGKSQDHQAFCVASDENRSESAKWKVYAFTDRPAYRPNETVNWKFLVRNQSDQTYTTPANQVVEYEITDPRGTKVKADKATLNQFGSAWGTLDLTETMPLGEYRITFWTDGRTLTIGAATLFRMEEYKLPEFKVSVSAPEENGRKKTFRLGDEVEVTIQAEYYFGGPVANATVQVVVYQKPFYQYWQEPREFPWFYEESDQNSSRRSSEYGNGQTVKQETIKTDLNGKATLKFETPRDSGQDFEYRVEARVTDASRREIIGSDKIRVTRQRYYVYPRADHWIYQPQDRVMMKFKAIDANSSPVEAEGTVTIWRETWREIWVDPTGREVTGDELRKLQTAGTMFPLQVPKGEKPWKLKARGYKRDEVLKQTVKTNPEGNGELMFTATQEGYYTINWASTDQDQRPVLAATQIWVSTTANQDLGFHPQQVQIIVDKDTAQVGRTMPVLLTSPVNDRYILFTVESEEIYSHQIVHVTGTTRLVEVPIDARHVPNVKMTAVMVNEYQVVGAEVELVVPPTENFLKVDVKADREEYQARQEGTLTVTTRDSSNRPVSAEVALGLSDESVLYIQSDYAADPRAWFYGRKRLDLVKDFNSFQLKPYTKVLPPEPADESNLLIDGIDQIGYGTGSGKGMGTGSGLGPGRGGGYGGGIGFSTAGGQSISFGFGDASRTNEFRGQMVTEEKLFKRKANGEQDASKGDLAISLDARQTQEEPSVVVRNDFRATAFWQPDIRTDAQGKAVVKVTYPDTLTSWKAVARAFTTSTQTGIGEITTRTKQPLIVRLQAPRFFVEQDLATVSAVINNNTSKDLTVMPTITAEGIVVSGIVVNGQFVKGEQASIKVPANSEARADWVVSAQEKGTAKVKVTARSGQLADAMERSYPIFEHGIEKLLARSGKLRGDGVTIKLELPVERKPETTRMSVQVTPSMAVTMLDALPYLIDYPYGCTEQTMSRFLPAVITAKTLNDLGVKPESVMGKVFGGIEPETADKTHSRAPQDLRKLDDMTRKGLERLYDFQHSDGGWGWWKEGSSDHFMTAYVLWGMAEARNAGIPVKPEVMERAAEFLDKEIVEEETHYDMQAWMLHALSVYYKPKQGISPTAFHAKAFSNLWLNRERLNAYTLSLLALAAINFDHKHKASVVAQNLVNGVKLDATPDVGVLERNSNASDESVVGTAHWGSDGLYWHWSESPVETTAFALRALVAIDPNNKLVEQTMNWLVKNRRGAQWSNTRDTAITVLALNDYLKATKELGSEISYEVLVNGRSIVTKTVTPEDALSAPSRFEINPEFIRNGLNDINIVRKSGKGPLYFSAQTTFFSTEDPVTPAGNEMFVNREYFRLVARPTLLKGYVYDRIPLKDGESLTSGDRVEVVVTIETKNDYEYLLFEDLKPAGLEAVQLRSGEPLYARELRADAIQPELRGKNLLEHSLGLSKFDYTNRQQWVYQELRDRKVAMFVSKLPQGVWQIKYDLRAEVPGIFHALPLMAHAMYVPEIKSNSTEIRLTVDERKDK; translated from the coding sequence TTCAGGAGTCGCTCGGTGATTTCTGGTGGTTACGCCGCCAATCCCACAACTGGTATCAGGGCTGGCAATATTACCAGCAGGCCCTCGACTGGTGGGCCAGCTCACCTGAAATTGACGTGGCTCGTGACCGCTACCTGAAGATTGTGTTTCGGATGTCATCACCGGGCTGGGCAGATCAATATTATTATTATGGCTATTATGGTTCGTTGCCGCTGGAAGTTGCCGCCAATGCCCTGGCCATTGCCCAAACCGAAAATGACAAAGCTCACGCCAGTTATTTGCTGGCCGCCACCTATCGCTATCAAGGTGGTCAAATGGACCGTCGGGAACGGGTTCCAGCTTTGTTTGAACAGGCGCTCAAGCCCGGCAAAAGTACCGACTGGTATGACGACGCCTTGTTTGCCTATGCCCAATGGATGAAAGACACCGGGGTGATCACCTGGAGTGAGCAAACCGGCTGGACGCAAAAGCCGGATTTTGTCAAAGCCCTCGAACTCTACCGCCGCTTGACGACCGAATTCCAGGAAGGCGAAACCCGTTTTTTCGACGATGCCCAGGAAGAAATCAAAACCATTACTCAACCCGTGGTGGAAGTTTCTGTCTCAAATATTTTTCTGCCAGAGTCTGAAATTGAATACTCGTTGAGCTGGCGTAACGTCAAACAGATCAATCTGGCGATATATAAAACCAATTTGACCCAGGACGTGGTTTTCAAAGCTGGCGAGCAACAGGTTGACAACTGGCTGGAGACCATTGCGCTTTCGGCCAAAACCAAAGTGAAATCCTGGACCAAAGAAACCGGTGAGAAGGGTGATTACAAGCCCGGCTCCGAAACACTTCGACTGGACGAAAAGCTTCCTGTTGGTGCCTATCTCATCACGGCTGAAGCCGGTGGGCAGAAATCCCGCGAGTTGATCCTGGTGACCAATGCTTCGCTCGTGATCAAAACTTCGCCGACGAAGGTGATTGCCTTCTTGACGGATGCGGCAAATGGGAAACCACTCGGGGGCGCCCAACTGCGCATGTGGGATCAATATTATGAAAACGATGCGTGGCAAAGTCGTGATTATCAGCTCGAAACCGACCAAAACGGGCTGGCCCAAATCAGTCTGGTACCACACACCGACTACAATCACCGAATCTTTGTGGCTGGAAAAAGCCAGGATCATCAGGCATTTTGCGTCGCCTCCGACGAAAACCGAAGTGAATCAGCCAAATGGAAAGTTTATGCCTTTACTGACCGGCCTGCTTATCGGCCCAACGAGACGGTGAACTGGAAATTTCTGGTTCGCAATCAGAGTGATCAAACCTACACCACACCCGCCAATCAGGTCGTCGAGTATGAAATTACCGACCCACGTGGCACCAAAGTCAAAGCCGACAAGGCCACGCTCAATCAGTTTGGCAGTGCCTGGGGAACACTGGACCTGACCGAAACCATGCCGCTTGGGGAATATCGCATCACATTCTGGACCGATGGACGCACCCTCACGATTGGCGCGGCCACGCTCTTTCGAATGGAAGAATACAAACTCCCGGAATTTAAAGTCTCGGTCAGCGCGCCCGAGGAAAATGGACGCAAAAAGACCTTCCGGCTGGGTGATGAAGTCGAAGTCACGATTCAGGCGGAGTATTATTTCGGCGGACCGGTGGCCAATGCGACGGTTCAGGTGGTTGTCTACCAGAAGCCGTTTTACCAGTATTGGCAAGAACCGCGTGAATTTCCGTGGTTTTATGAGGAATCCGATCAGAATTCCTCTCGCCGAAGTTCCGAATATGGAAATGGTCAGACCGTAAAACAAGAAACAATCAAAACTGACCTGAATGGAAAAGCCACGCTTAAATTTGAAACCCCACGCGATAGCGGTCAGGATTTTGAATATCGCGTTGAAGCCCGCGTGACCGATGCTTCGCGGCGTGAAATCATCGGGAGCGATAAAATTCGGGTCACCCGCCAGCGGTACTATGTCTACCCGCGAGCCGATCACTGGATTTATCAACCGCAGGATCGGGTAATGATGAAATTCAAGGCGATTGATGCCAATTCGTCGCCCGTTGAAGCCGAAGGAACCGTGACCATCTGGCGCGAAACGTGGCGTGAAATCTGGGTTGATCCAACCGGACGTGAAGTGACTGGCGATGAGTTGCGCAAGCTGCAAACCGCCGGAACGATGTTCCCGCTCCAGGTTCCAAAGGGTGAAAAACCCTGGAAGCTCAAGGCGCGGGGCTACAAACGCGACGAAGTGCTCAAACAAACCGTCAAAACCAATCCGGAAGGCAACGGTGAACTGATGTTTACCGCCACGCAGGAAGGGTACTACACAATCAACTGGGCGAGCACCGACCAGGACCAGCGTCCGGTGCTGGCTGCCACCCAGATTTGGGTTTCAACGACGGCAAATCAGGACCTGGGTTTCCATCCACAACAGGTTCAAATCATTGTGGATAAAGACACAGCTCAGGTGGGCCGTACGATGCCGGTGTTGCTGACTTCACCTGTGAACGACCGGTATATTTTGTTCACGGTGGAAAGCGAGGAAATTTACAGTCATCAGATTGTTCATGTGACTGGAACTACCCGGCTGGTTGAAGTTCCGATTGATGCCCGACATGTTCCAAACGTGAAAATGACCGCCGTGATGGTCAACGAATATCAGGTGGTCGGTGCCGAAGTTGAACTGGTTGTTCCGCCAACAGAAAACTTCCTGAAAGTGGATGTGAAAGCTGATCGTGAAGAGTATCAGGCCCGTCAGGAAGGCACGTTGACCGTGACGACCCGCGATTCCAGCAATCGGCCTGTTTCAGCCGAAGTGGCGCTTGGCCTGTCGGACGAATCAGTTCTGTACATCCAGAGTGACTATGCCGCTGACCCGCGAGCCTGGTTCTATGGCCGCAAACGCCTGGATTTGGTGAAAGATTTCAATTCATTCCAGCTCAAACCTTATACCAAAGTGCTTCCACCAGAGCCTGCAGATGAGAGCAATCTGTTGATTGATGGAATTGACCAAATTGGATATGGAACTGGAAGTGGAAAGGGGATGGGAACTGGCTCAGGACTTGGTCCAGGTAGGGGAGGAGGATATGGTGGCGGAATTGGCTTTAGCACTGCAGGAGGACAATCAATTAGCTTTGGCTTCGGTGACGCCTCTCGCACCAATGAATTTCGCGGCCAAATGGTGACTGAAGAAAAGCTTTTTAAACGAAAAGCTAATGGAGAACAAGATGCAAGCAAGGGCGACTTGGCCATTTCATTAGATGCAAGACAAACTCAAGAAGAGCCATCAGTTGTGGTGCGCAATGATTTCCGGGCGACAGCATTCTGGCAGCCGGATATCCGAACCGATGCGCAGGGGAAAGCGGTGGTGAAAGTGACTTATCCAGACACGTTGACGTCGTGGAAAGCCGTGGCGCGGGCATTTACCACCAGCACCCAGACCGGCATCGGCGAAATAACAACCCGAACCAAACAACCATTGATCGTGCGGTTGCAAGCACCGCGCTTCTTTGTCGAGCAGGATCTGGCGACGGTTTCTGCCGTCATCAACAACAATACCAGCAAAGACTTGACCGTGATGCCGACCATTACCGCCGAAGGCATTGTGGTTTCGGGCATTGTCGTCAACGGACAGTTTGTCAAAGGCGAGCAAGCGTCCATCAAAGTTCCAGCCAACAGCGAAGCACGGGCTGATTGGGTCGTTTCAGCCCAGGAAAAAGGCACGGCGAAAGTCAAAGTTACGGCCAGAAGCGGTCAACTGGCGGATGCCATGGAGCGAAGCTATCCGATTTTTGAGCACGGGATTGAAAAACTGCTCGCCCGATCTGGAAAACTTCGCGGCGATGGTGTGACGATCAAACTGGAGCTTCCGGTTGAGCGCAAACCCGAAACTACCCGGATGAGCGTCCAGGTGACGCCAAGCATGGCCGTGACGATGCTGGATGCCCTGCCGTACCTGATTGACTATCCGTATGGCTGTACGGAACAGACCATGAGCCGTTTCCTGCCAGCCGTGATAACCGCGAAAACACTCAATGATTTAGGGGTAAAACCAGAATCGGTGATGGGAAAAGTCTTTGGTGGCATTGAACCGGAAACCGCCGATAAAACCCACTCCAGAGCCCCGCAGGATTTGCGCAAACTCGATGACATGACCAGGAAGGGGCTGGAACGGCTCTACGATTTTCAGCATTCAGATGGCGGTTGGGGCTGGTGGAAAGAAGGCAGCAGCGATCACTTTATGACCGCCTATGTGCTCTGGGGAATGGCCGAAGCCCGCAACGCTGGAATTCCAGTCAAGCCTGAGGTGATGGAACGCGCGGCAGAGTTTCTGGATAAAGAAATCGTCGAGGAAGAAACCCATTACGACATGCAGGCATGGATGCTGCATGCACTGTCAGTATATTACAAACCGAAGCAGGGGATTTCTCCGACGGCGTTTCACGCCAAAGCTTTTTCAAACCTGTGGCTCAACCGTGAACGGCTCAACGCCTACACGTTGAGTTTGCTGGCTCTGGCGGCAATCAATTTTGACCATAAACACAAAGCGAGCGTGGTGGCGCAAAATCTGGTGAACGGCGTCAAGCTGGACGCTACGCCCGACGTTGGTGTCCTGGAGCGGAATTCAAACGCTTCGGATGAATCGGTGGTGGGCACCGCGCACTGGGGTTCGGATGGCCTGTACTGGCACTGGTCAGAGAGTCCGGTTGAAACCACGGCGTTTGCCTTGCGGGCGCTGGTGGCAATTGATCCAAACAACAAGCTGGTCGAACAAACCATGAACTGGCTGGTAAAAAACCGGCGCGGCGCCCAGTGGAGCAACACCCGTGATACGGCAATTACCGTGCTGGCACTCAATGATTATCTCAAAGCAACCAAAGAACTTGGAAGCGAAATAAGCTACGAAGTGCTGGTCAATGGCCGGTCAATTGTGACCAAAACCGTTACACCGGAAGACGCTTTGAGTGCGCCGAGCCGGTTTGAGATCAATCCAGAGTTCATCCGCAACGGCCTGAACGACATCAACATTGTGCGCAAATCAGGGAAAGGGCCGCTGTATTTTTCAGCCCAGACCACGTTCTTTAGCACCGAAGACCCGGTGACGCCAGCCGGGAACGAGATGTTTGTCAATCGCGAATACTTCCGACTGGTGGCGCGCCCGACGTTGTTGAAAGGCTATGTCTATGACCGGATTCCGCTCAAAGACGGAGAGTCGTTGACCAGTGGCGACCGGGTGGAAGTCGTGGTCACGATTGAGACCAAAAACGACTATGAATACCTGCTCTTTGAAGACCTGAAACCCGCCGGACTGGAAGCGGTGCAACTCCGGAGCGGAGAACCCCTGTATGCCAGGGAACTCCGGGCCGACGCAATCCAGCCGGAACTGCGTGGGAAAAATCTGCTGGAACACAGTTTGGGATTGTCGAAGTTTGACTACACCAATCGACAGCAATGGGTGTATCAGGAACTCCGAGACCGGAAAGTGGCCATGTTTGTCAGCAAGCTGCCGCAAGGGGTGTGGCAGATCAAGTACGATCTGCGGGCAGAAGTCCCAGGCATTTTCCACGCCTTACCGCTAATGGCACACGCGATGTACGTGCCGGAAATCAAATCAAACAGCACGGAAATTCGACTGACGGTGGACGAACGCAAAGACAAATAA
- a CDS encoding DUF1963 domain-containing protein, which translates to MSQCDPYADELKSVIQPVSVFELAQPKTRDADILLNRFGGRPFLEKGTPWPVCSTCQRALDFICQLDASGVFVTEREQTVWFSLFYCWSCFPWDTSEGDGWRLIIHQTPRVDTVEWLDNPHQQERLTKPVLGVMQPALCAPDWTGLEHYCPQYFATLQTRYQLEELEGMDWLNALTEATDEYVSLINKISGQNSFPLVAGSGQTMVGGYPQWLQADCDETPTCPDCTVRMSLLAQVASLREASLMWADGGTAYLFFCPAHRHQVCLRIQCH; encoded by the coding sequence ATGTCTCAATGTGATCCATATGCCGATGAACTCAAATCCGTCATACAACCAGTTTCAGTCTTTGAACTCGCTCAACCCAAGACCAGAGACGCTGACATTCTCCTGAACCGGTTTGGCGGACGACCATTTCTTGAAAAAGGTACGCCCTGGCCAGTGTGTTCAACGTGTCAACGCGCCCTGGACTTCATTTGCCAGCTTGATGCGTCTGGTGTGTTTGTCACAGAGCGAGAACAAACGGTCTGGTTCTCACTTTTCTATTGCTGGTCGTGCTTTCCCTGGGATACGTCTGAAGGAGATGGCTGGCGTTTAATCATTCATCAGACTCCAAGGGTTGATACGGTCGAATGGTTGGACAACCCACACCAGCAGGAACGACTGACTAAACCAGTTTTGGGTGTCATGCAACCTGCGTTGTGTGCTCCAGACTGGACCGGGCTTGAACACTATTGCCCTCAGTACTTTGCCACTCTTCAGACCAGGTATCAGTTGGAAGAATTGGAAGGAATGGACTGGTTGAATGCCTTGACGGAAGCCACAGATGAATATGTTTCATTGATCAACAAAATCTCTGGCCAGAACTCGTTCCCGCTGGTCGCTGGTTCTGGACAGACAATGGTCGGAGGCTATCCCCAATGGCTCCAGGCCGATTGTGACGAAACACCAACCTGCCCTGACTGTACGGTTCGAATGTCGCTGCTGGCTCAAGTTGCCAGTCTCCGTGAAGCAAGCCTGATGTGGGCTGATGGTGGAACCGCCTATCTGTTTTTCTGCCCGGCGCATCGTCATCAGGTTTGCTTGCGGATACAATGTCATTAA